A single genomic interval of Prunus dulcis chromosome 5, ALMONDv2, whole genome shotgun sequence harbors:
- the LOC117626940 gene encoding S-adenosylmethionine mitochondrial carrier protein isoform X3: MAIQSSTSSDTTQKHFFGFYRGIAPGVTGSLATGATYFGVIESTKKWIEESHPSLGGHWAHFIAGAVGDTLGSFVYVPCEVMKQRMQVQGTLTSWSSVMMKDNISMKPSLQMYGYYTGMFQAGCSILKEQGLKGLYAGYWSTLARDVPFAGLMVVFYEGLKDLTEYGKQNYIRNPNFRINSSVEGLILGGLAGGFSAYLTTPLDVVKTRLQIQGSTLRYNGWLDAIRSIWMVEGAHGMFRGSIPRITWYIPASALTFMAVEFLRDHFNEGLSNPNSQDVASVSVEKKGSPLQGAV, from the exons ATGGCGATACAGAGCTCCACTTCGAGCGATACAACTCAGAAACACTTCTTTG GCTTTTATAGGGGTATAGCTCCTGGTGTCACTGGTTCTCTTGCAACTGGAGCAACATATTTTGGTGTTATAGAGTCGACCAAAAAGTGGATTGAAGAATCACATCCAAGCCTTGGGGGACATTGGGCACATTTCATTGCTGGAGCTGTTG GAGATACACTTGGTTCTTTTGTATATGTTCCATGTGAAGTGATGAAGCAACGCATGCAGGTTCAAGGCACACTGACTTCTTGGAGTTCTGTCATGATGAAAGATAATATCTCTATGAAGCCTAGTCTCCAAATGTATGGTTATTATACTGGGATGTTCCAGGCTGGCTGCTCAATATTGAAGGAACAGGGGCTGAAAGGATTATATGCAGG GTACTGGTCCACACTCGCAAGGGATGTGCCTTTCGCTGGTCTAATG GTTGTGTTTTATGAAGGCTTGAAAGATTTGACAGAGTATGGGAAGCAAAATTACATACGCAATCCAAATTTCCGTATTAATAGTTCTGTTGAAGGACTCATACTAGGAGGATTGGCTGGTG GGTTTAGTGCGTATCTTACCACTCCCTTGGATGTGGTCAAAACAAGATTGCAAATACAAGGATCAACCTTGAG GTATAATGGCTGGTTGGATGCAATTCGTAGCATATGGATGGTTGAAGGTGCACATGGGATGTTCAGAGGTAGCATCCCCAGGATTACATGGTATATTCCAGCTTCAGCTCTTACATTTATGGCTGTGGAATTTCTCAGAGACCACTTCAATGAAGGATTGAGCAATCCTAACTCCCAAGATGTTGCTAGCGTGTCAGTAGAGAAAAAGGGATCGCCTTTACAAGGGGCGGTGTGA
- the LOC117628146 gene encoding DNAJ protein JJJ1 homolog isoform X1, protein MSSSERRCHYEVLGLSRDCSPDEIRSAYKKLALQRHPDKLVQSGLSQAQATAQFQELSQAYEVLSDPKERAWYDSHRSQILFADPNSANSVPDSVIPNLFSFFSTTVFSGYSDSGRGFYKVYADVFNKIYANELSYVRKLGLGLDTVREAPAMGNLESPYAQVTAFYNYWLGFCTVMDFFWVDQYDVMSGPNRKVRRLMEEDNKKLRKKAKREYNDTVRGLAEFVKKRDKRVMDMMVKREEERERKREEEREKKKKLEQEKLERAMAYEEPEWAKVVEEEEGGNGVEEMEEEERRKELYCVVCGKKFKSEKQWKNHEQSKKHRDKVAEFRESIGDEEFDAQEILEGEAEERGEVDDIDGVDTDELGEGIREGLKIGEEENGVGVSDREDKFYEVGDENEREKVDEAVGLDGDDGEDEMGVLEAMLAGRNSRKNAALRVEQEDSFVTDIHVENDDDEVEFMEYDNRKSTRRKGGARKDRSKKSSGESKKVGRSEINSDRGEELNEHNNSHIEESASHSFVKKESNDKGDDQLARKKKSSSQPVDKKENVKKEANSKSKNSSKGKKAKQAASKNSSNLCDTCGEEFDSRNQLHKHLGDTGHAKLKY, encoded by the exons ATGTCATCGTCGGAGAGGCGGTGCCACTATGAGGTCTTAGGTCTCTCACGCGACTGCTCACCCGACGAGATCCGCTCGGCTTACAAGAAGCTCGCTCTGCAGCGCCACCCGGACAAGCTCGTCCAATCCGGCTTGTCCCAGGCCCAAGCCACGGCTCAGTTCCAGGAGCTGAGCCAGGCCTACGAGGTTCTCTCCGACCCTAAAGAGCGAGCTTGGTACGACTCTCACCGCTCCCAAATCCTCTTCGCCGATCCCAACTCGGCCAACTCGGTCCCCGACTCGGTCATCCCCAacctcttctccttcttctccacAACCGTGTTCTCCGGCTACTCCGACTCCGGTCGCGGATTCTACAAGGTCTACGCCGAtgttttcaataaaatttacGCCAACGAGCTCAGCTACGTTCGTaaattagggttagggttagaCACGGTGCGTGAAGCTCCGGCTATGGGGAATTTGGAAAGTCCCTACGCGCAGGTGACGGCGTTTTATAACTACTGGTTGGGCTTTTGTACGGTGATGGACTTTTTCTGGGTGGACCAGTATGATGTGATGAGCGGCCCGAACCGGAAGGTGAGGAGGCTGATGGAGGAGGATAACAAGAAGCTGAGGAAGAAGGCGAAGAGAGAGTACAACGACACGGTGCGGGGTTTGGCAGAATTTGTGAAGAAGAGGGACAAGAGGGTGATGGATATGATGGtgaagagagaggaggagagggagaggaagagggaagaagagagagaaaagaagaagaagttggagcaggagaaattggagagagCTATGGCGTATGAGGAGCCAGAGTGGGCGAAAGTGGttgaggaagaggaaggaggAAATGGGGTTGAGgaaatggaggaggaggagaggaggaAGGAATTGTATTGTGTGGTATGTGGGAAGAAGTTTAAGAGTGAGAAGCAGTGGAAGAATCACGAGCAGTCGAAGAAGCACCGCGATAAGGTTGCAGAGTTTAGGGAGTCAATTGGGGATGAAGAGTTTGATGCTCAAGAGATTTTGGAAGGAGAGGCTGAAGAAAGGGGTGAGGTGGATGATATTGATGGGGTTGATACTGATGAATTAGGTGAGGGGATTAGGGAAGGGTTGAAGATTGGGGAGGAGGAAAATGGGGTAGGAGTGAGTGATAGGGAGGATAAGTTTTATGAAGTTGGTGATGAAAATGAGAGGGAAAAGGTTGATGAGGCAGTTGGATTGGATGGGGATGATGGTGAAGATGAGATGGGTGTTCTGGAAGCAATGTTGGCTGGCCGAAACAGTAGGAAAAATGCAGCTTTGAGGGTTGAGCAAGAGGATTCCTTCGTGACTGATATTCATGTGGAGAATGATGACGATGAGGTAGAGTTTATGGAATATGATAACCGGAAGAGTACAAGAAGGAAAGGAGGAGCGAGGAAAGATAGGAGTAAGAAGAGTAGTGGAGAATCTAAAAAGGTTGGTAGAAGTGAAATTAATAGTGATCGGGGTGAGGAGCTTAATGAACATAATAATTCACATATAGAAGAATCCGCATCTCATTCTTTtgtaaaaaaagagagtaatgATAAAGGGGATGATCAGttagcaagaaagaaaaagagctCAAGCCAACCTGTTGATAAGAAAGAGAATGTGAAGAAAGAGGCAAACAGCAAATCAAAGAACTCATCTAAAGGGAAGAAGGCTAAG CAGGCAGCATCAAAGAATTCTAGCAATCTGTGTGACACATGCGGAGAGGAGTTCGACTCAAG AAACCAGTTACATAAGCATTTGGGTGATACTGGACATGCTAAGCTGAAGTATTGA
- the LOC117628146 gene encoding DNAJ protein JJJ1 homolog isoform X2: MSSSERRCHYEVLGLSRDCSPDEIRSAYKKLALQRHPDKLVQSGLSQAQATAQFQELSQAYEVLSDPKERAWYDSHRSQILFADPNSANSVPDSVIPNLFSFFSTTVFSGYSDSGRGFYKVYADVFNKIYANELSYVRKLGLGLDTVREAPAMGNLESPYAQVTAFYNYWLGFCTVMDFFWVDQYDVMSGPNRKVRRLMEEDNKKLRKKAKREYNDTVRGLAEFVKKRDKRVMDMMVKREEERERKREEEREKKKKLEQEKLERAMAYEEPEWAKVVEEEEGGNGVEEMEEEERRKELYCVVCGKKFKSEKQWKNHEQSKKHRDKVAEFRESIGDEEFDAQEILEGEAEERGEVDDIDGVDTDELGEGIREGLKIGEEENGVGVSDREDKFYEVGDENEREKVDEAVGLDGDDGEDEMGVLEAMLAGRNSRKNAALRVEQEDSFVTDIHVENDDDEVEFMEYDNRKSTRRKGGARKDRSKKSSGESKKVGRSEINSDRGEELNEHNNSHIEESASHSFVKKESNDKGDDQLARKKKSSSQPVDKKENVKKEANSKSKNSSKGKKAKAASKNSSNLCDTCGEEFDSRNQLHKHLGDTGHAKLKY, encoded by the exons ATGTCATCGTCGGAGAGGCGGTGCCACTATGAGGTCTTAGGTCTCTCACGCGACTGCTCACCCGACGAGATCCGCTCGGCTTACAAGAAGCTCGCTCTGCAGCGCCACCCGGACAAGCTCGTCCAATCCGGCTTGTCCCAGGCCCAAGCCACGGCTCAGTTCCAGGAGCTGAGCCAGGCCTACGAGGTTCTCTCCGACCCTAAAGAGCGAGCTTGGTACGACTCTCACCGCTCCCAAATCCTCTTCGCCGATCCCAACTCGGCCAACTCGGTCCCCGACTCGGTCATCCCCAacctcttctccttcttctccacAACCGTGTTCTCCGGCTACTCCGACTCCGGTCGCGGATTCTACAAGGTCTACGCCGAtgttttcaataaaatttacGCCAACGAGCTCAGCTACGTTCGTaaattagggttagggttagaCACGGTGCGTGAAGCTCCGGCTATGGGGAATTTGGAAAGTCCCTACGCGCAGGTGACGGCGTTTTATAACTACTGGTTGGGCTTTTGTACGGTGATGGACTTTTTCTGGGTGGACCAGTATGATGTGATGAGCGGCCCGAACCGGAAGGTGAGGAGGCTGATGGAGGAGGATAACAAGAAGCTGAGGAAGAAGGCGAAGAGAGAGTACAACGACACGGTGCGGGGTTTGGCAGAATTTGTGAAGAAGAGGGACAAGAGGGTGATGGATATGATGGtgaagagagaggaggagagggagaggaagagggaagaagagagagaaaagaagaagaagttggagcaggagaaattggagagagCTATGGCGTATGAGGAGCCAGAGTGGGCGAAAGTGGttgaggaagaggaaggaggAAATGGGGTTGAGgaaatggaggaggaggagaggaggaAGGAATTGTATTGTGTGGTATGTGGGAAGAAGTTTAAGAGTGAGAAGCAGTGGAAGAATCACGAGCAGTCGAAGAAGCACCGCGATAAGGTTGCAGAGTTTAGGGAGTCAATTGGGGATGAAGAGTTTGATGCTCAAGAGATTTTGGAAGGAGAGGCTGAAGAAAGGGGTGAGGTGGATGATATTGATGGGGTTGATACTGATGAATTAGGTGAGGGGATTAGGGAAGGGTTGAAGATTGGGGAGGAGGAAAATGGGGTAGGAGTGAGTGATAGGGAGGATAAGTTTTATGAAGTTGGTGATGAAAATGAGAGGGAAAAGGTTGATGAGGCAGTTGGATTGGATGGGGATGATGGTGAAGATGAGATGGGTGTTCTGGAAGCAATGTTGGCTGGCCGAAACAGTAGGAAAAATGCAGCTTTGAGGGTTGAGCAAGAGGATTCCTTCGTGACTGATATTCATGTGGAGAATGATGACGATGAGGTAGAGTTTATGGAATATGATAACCGGAAGAGTACAAGAAGGAAAGGAGGAGCGAGGAAAGATAGGAGTAAGAAGAGTAGTGGAGAATCTAAAAAGGTTGGTAGAAGTGAAATTAATAGTGATCGGGGTGAGGAGCTTAATGAACATAATAATTCACATATAGAAGAATCCGCATCTCATTCTTTtgtaaaaaaagagagtaatgATAAAGGGGATGATCAGttagcaagaaagaaaaagagctCAAGCCAACCTGTTGATAAGAAAGAGAATGTGAAGAAAGAGGCAAACAGCAAATCAAAGAACTCATCTAAAGGGAAGAAGGCTAAG GCAGCATCAAAGAATTCTAGCAATCTGTGTGACACATGCGGAGAGGAGTTCGACTCAAG AAACCAGTTACATAAGCATTTGGGTGATACTGGACATGCTAAGCTGAAGTATTGA
- the LOC117626940 gene encoding S-adenosylmethionine carrier 1, chloroplastic/mitochondrial isoform X1: MAIQSSTSSDTTQKHFFVMREFLWGAIAGAFGEGMMHPVDTVKTRIQSQAMLTASKNPKSILQMVRAVWVADGLRGFYRGIAPGVTGSLATGATYFGVIESTKKWIEESHPSLGGHWAHFIAGAVGDTLGSFVYVPCEVMKQRMQVQGTLTSWSSVMMKDNISMKPSLQMYGYYTGMFQAGCSILKEQGLKGLYAGYWSTLARDVPFAGLMVVFYEGLKDLTEYGKQNYIRNPNFRINSSVEGLILGGLAGGFSAYLTTPLDVVKTRLQIQGSTLRYNGWLDAIRSIWMVEGAHGMFRGSIPRITWYIPASALTFMAVEFLRDHFNEGLSNPNSQDVASVSVEKKGSPLQGAV, from the exons ATGGCGATACAGAGCTCCACTTCGAGCGATACAACTCAGAAACACTTCTTTG TAATGAGGGAGTTTCTGTGGGGAGCTATCGCTGGGGCATTTGGGGAAGGAATGATGCATCCAGTTGACACCGTAAAGACACGTATTCAGAGCCAAGCTATGCTTACCGCAAGTAAG AACCCAAAGAGCATACTGCAGATGGTACGAGCAGTCTGGGTTGCTGATGGATTAAGGG GCTTTTATAGGGGTATAGCTCCTGGTGTCACTGGTTCTCTTGCAACTGGAGCAACATATTTTGGTGTTATAGAGTCGACCAAAAAGTGGATTGAAGAATCACATCCAAGCCTTGGGGGACATTGGGCACATTTCATTGCTGGAGCTGTTG GAGATACACTTGGTTCTTTTGTATATGTTCCATGTGAAGTGATGAAGCAACGCATGCAGGTTCAAGGCACACTGACTTCTTGGAGTTCTGTCATGATGAAAGATAATATCTCTATGAAGCCTAGTCTCCAAATGTATGGTTATTATACTGGGATGTTCCAGGCTGGCTGCTCAATATTGAAGGAACAGGGGCTGAAAGGATTATATGCAGG GTACTGGTCCACACTCGCAAGGGATGTGCCTTTCGCTGGTCTAATG GTTGTGTTTTATGAAGGCTTGAAAGATTTGACAGAGTATGGGAAGCAAAATTACATACGCAATCCAAATTTCCGTATTAATAGTTCTGTTGAAGGACTCATACTAGGAGGATTGGCTGGTG GGTTTAGTGCGTATCTTACCACTCCCTTGGATGTGGTCAAAACAAGATTGCAAATACAAGGATCAACCTTGAG GTATAATGGCTGGTTGGATGCAATTCGTAGCATATGGATGGTTGAAGGTGCACATGGGATGTTCAGAGGTAGCATCCCCAGGATTACATGGTATATTCCAGCTTCAGCTCTTACATTTATGGCTGTGGAATTTCTCAGAGACCACTTCAATGAAGGATTGAGCAATCCTAACTCCCAAGATGTTGCTAGCGTGTCAGTAGAGAAAAAGGGATCGCCTTTACAAGGGGCGGTGTGA
- the LOC117626940 gene encoding S-adenosylmethionine mitochondrial carrier protein isoform X4 encodes MVRAVWVADGLRGFYRGIAPGVTGSLATGATYFGVIESTKKWIEESHPSLGGHWAHFIAGAVGDTLGSFVYVPCEVMKQRMQVQGTLTSWSSVMMKDNISMKPSLQMYGYYTGMFQAGCSILKEQGLKGLYAGYWSTLARDVPFAGLMVVFYEGLKDLTEYGKQNYIRNPNFRINSSVEGLILGGLAGGFSAYLTTPLDVVKTRLQIQGSTLRYNGWLDAIRSIWMVEGAHGMFRGSIPRITWYIPASALTFMAVEFLRDHFNEGLSNPNSQDVASVSVEKKGSPLQGAV; translated from the exons ATGGTACGAGCAGTCTGGGTTGCTGATGGATTAAGGG GCTTTTATAGGGGTATAGCTCCTGGTGTCACTGGTTCTCTTGCAACTGGAGCAACATATTTTGGTGTTATAGAGTCGACCAAAAAGTGGATTGAAGAATCACATCCAAGCCTTGGGGGACATTGGGCACATTTCATTGCTGGAGCTGTTG GAGATACACTTGGTTCTTTTGTATATGTTCCATGTGAAGTGATGAAGCAACGCATGCAGGTTCAAGGCACACTGACTTCTTGGAGTTCTGTCATGATGAAAGATAATATCTCTATGAAGCCTAGTCTCCAAATGTATGGTTATTATACTGGGATGTTCCAGGCTGGCTGCTCAATATTGAAGGAACAGGGGCTGAAAGGATTATATGCAGG GTACTGGTCCACACTCGCAAGGGATGTGCCTTTCGCTGGTCTAATG GTTGTGTTTTATGAAGGCTTGAAAGATTTGACAGAGTATGGGAAGCAAAATTACATACGCAATCCAAATTTCCGTATTAATAGTTCTGTTGAAGGACTCATACTAGGAGGATTGGCTGGTG GGTTTAGTGCGTATCTTACCACTCCCTTGGATGTGGTCAAAACAAGATTGCAAATACAAGGATCAACCTTGAG GTATAATGGCTGGTTGGATGCAATTCGTAGCATATGGATGGTTGAAGGTGCACATGGGATGTTCAGAGGTAGCATCCCCAGGATTACATGGTATATTCCAGCTTCAGCTCTTACATTTATGGCTGTGGAATTTCTCAGAGACCACTTCAATGAAGGATTGAGCAATCCTAACTCCCAAGATGTTGCTAGCGTGTCAGTAGAGAAAAAGGGATCGCCTTTACAAGGGGCGGTGTGA
- the LOC117626940 gene encoding S-adenosylmethionine mitochondrial carrier protein isoform X2: MAIQSSTSSDTTQKHFFVMREFLWGAIAGAFGEGMMHPVDTVKTRIQSQAMLTASFYRGIAPGVTGSLATGATYFGVIESTKKWIEESHPSLGGHWAHFIAGAVGDTLGSFVYVPCEVMKQRMQVQGTLTSWSSVMMKDNISMKPSLQMYGYYTGMFQAGCSILKEQGLKGLYAGYWSTLARDVPFAGLMVVFYEGLKDLTEYGKQNYIRNPNFRINSSVEGLILGGLAGGFSAYLTTPLDVVKTRLQIQGSTLRYNGWLDAIRSIWMVEGAHGMFRGSIPRITWYIPASALTFMAVEFLRDHFNEGLSNPNSQDVASVSVEKKGSPLQGAV; the protein is encoded by the exons ATGGCGATACAGAGCTCCACTTCGAGCGATACAACTCAGAAACACTTCTTTG TAATGAGGGAGTTTCTGTGGGGAGCTATCGCTGGGGCATTTGGGGAAGGAATGATGCATCCAGTTGACACCGTAAAGACACGTATTCAGAGCCAAGCTATGCTTACCGCAA GCTTTTATAGGGGTATAGCTCCTGGTGTCACTGGTTCTCTTGCAACTGGAGCAACATATTTTGGTGTTATAGAGTCGACCAAAAAGTGGATTGAAGAATCACATCCAAGCCTTGGGGGACATTGGGCACATTTCATTGCTGGAGCTGTTG GAGATACACTTGGTTCTTTTGTATATGTTCCATGTGAAGTGATGAAGCAACGCATGCAGGTTCAAGGCACACTGACTTCTTGGAGTTCTGTCATGATGAAAGATAATATCTCTATGAAGCCTAGTCTCCAAATGTATGGTTATTATACTGGGATGTTCCAGGCTGGCTGCTCAATATTGAAGGAACAGGGGCTGAAAGGATTATATGCAGG GTACTGGTCCACACTCGCAAGGGATGTGCCTTTCGCTGGTCTAATG GTTGTGTTTTATGAAGGCTTGAAAGATTTGACAGAGTATGGGAAGCAAAATTACATACGCAATCCAAATTTCCGTATTAATAGTTCTGTTGAAGGACTCATACTAGGAGGATTGGCTGGTG GGTTTAGTGCGTATCTTACCACTCCCTTGGATGTGGTCAAAACAAGATTGCAAATACAAGGATCAACCTTGAG GTATAATGGCTGGTTGGATGCAATTCGTAGCATATGGATGGTTGAAGGTGCACATGGGATGTTCAGAGGTAGCATCCCCAGGATTACATGGTATATTCCAGCTTCAGCTCTTACATTTATGGCTGTGGAATTTCTCAGAGACCACTTCAATGAAGGATTGAGCAATCCTAACTCCCAAGATGTTGCTAGCGTGTCAGTAGAGAAAAAGGGATCGCCTTTACAAGGGGCGGTGTGA
- the LOC117627044 gene encoding ATP synthase subunit gamma, mitochondrial, whose amino-acid sequence MAMAALRREGRRFAPLISPHPMAAIRSSIVPAEEQAPLGVRSISTQIVRNRMKSVKNIQKITKAMKMVAASKLRAIQAKAENSRGLWQPFTALLGDTPSVQVKKDVIVTISSDKGLCGGINSTSVKISKALNKLNSGPDKETKYVILGEKAKAQLIRDSKKDIVLVLTELQKNPLNYTQVSVLADDILKNVEFDALRIIFNKFQSVVAFLPTVSTVLSPEIVEREAESGGKLGELDSYEIEGGETKSEILQNLAEFQFSCVLFNAVLENACSEQGARMSAMDSSSRNAGDMLDRLTLTYNRTRQASITTELIEIISGASALEG is encoded by the exons ATGGCGATGGCTGCTCTGAGACGAGAGGGGAGGCGTTTCGCCCCTTTGATCTCTCCCCATCCGATGGCCGCCATCCGATCCTCCATCGTCCCTGCCGA GGAGCAGGCCCCTTTGGGAGTCCGCTCAATTTCAACTCAAATCG TTAGAAACCGGATGAAGAGTGTGAAGAATATCCAGAAAATTACAAAGGCAATGAAAATGGTTGCAGCCTCAAAGCTACGAGCAATTCAAGCTAAAGCTGAAAATTCTCGTGGCCTGTGGCAGCCCTTCACAGCACTTCTTGGTGACACTCCCA GTGTCCAAGTTAAGAAGGACGTTATTGTTACCATCTCTTCAGACAAAGGTTTATGTGGTGGGATTAACTCTACTTCAGTCAAGATAAGCAAGGCCTTAAACAAATTGAATTCTG GTCCTGACAAAGAGACAAAGTATGTCATTTTGGGGGAAAAAGCAAAGGCTCAATTGATACGTGACTCAAAGAAGGACATTGTGCTGGTCCTAACTGAGCTGCAGAAGAATCCTTTGAACTACACCCAG GTATCTGTCCTAGCTGAcgacattttaaaaaatgttgaGTTTGATGCTTTGAGAATCATCTTCAACAAGTTCCAATCAGTCGTCGCATTTCTGCCAACAGTGTCTACCGTATTATCTCCGGAG ATTGTGGAGAGAGAGGCTGAGTCTGGTGGAAAGCTTGGTGAGCTAGATTCCTATGAGATTGAAGGTGGTGAAACAAAGTCAGAGATACTCCAGAATCTGGCAGAGTTCCAGTTTTCTTGT GTCCTATTCAATGCTGTGTTGGAGAATGCTTGCAGTGAGCAAGGAGCAAGGATGTCTGCCATGGATAGTTCAAGCAGAAATGCTGGAGATATGCTTGATCGCCTTACACTCACTTATAACAG aacTCGTCAAGCATCGATCACCACAGAATTGATTGAGATTATATCAGGAGCATCAGCACTGGAGGGCTAG